In Rhizoctonia solani chromosome 7, complete sequence, one DNA window encodes the following:
- a CDS encoding eukaryotic translation initiation factor 4G, whose amino-acid sequence MSSRESREEEEKQKRQKRAELKKSNETPPAPNKSLDSSLKRHSALIKRLRQSLGADNRDQVLKDVDSLSLEKYVEEIVQASVDGMSRCKTEKDIWSATEIVSAFHRRFPEAYTPPLVAILSKELAAPSRTALNSLSSEQREKDEAARIVRQRPLLRVACELAMVGIINDSPGRSGGEWIMKVIRELLVNDPSLGSLPLFTTFLKSYSRPFLGLAPPPSAKQVGADVEAGELSSTVAQESTNGVSNGATILNEQEELVEKDIRDKFKRMCEGYYENVAKKLVKEHNKNDSILLLDGSSSLRLGGTEDLPANSKWEDEEERRFYEDLPDLKDFVPKTVLGVDAVASKEERDSVAKEQVNDADAEKAKEEQEKRDVARLEARLENVDGEDAKTTVSDDAEDQPSSRSPSPTQGAATGASQVLAALLARLSDANNRTVIDEIAVNFAFLNSKASRKRLIKFLNQPPKNRTDILPYFARLVAILNPYMPDVGSELVALLEDEFRYLQKKKKLVKELAPNRMKNVHYLSALAKFKIVPPHLILHVFKVYLDDLTGVNVDNAAMLLEGCGRFLLRSEDTGSRMATMLELMRRKQSVQHFDQRQILLLENAYYQCNPPERAPRVEKERSAMEMFIRHLIYDVLAKKTIDKVLKLIRKVNWNDPEVYAVLLKVFNKPWKVKYSNVSLLAMLAYDLQRYHPEFSIRVVDHVLEDIRLGMEQNIYKNNQRRVASIKYLGELYMYRLISSTLIFDTLWSLVTFGHPDGRPLPGQVSPIDAPNDFFRIRLACVLLDTCGMCFDQGSQKRKLDNYITFLQLYVHCKAPLPMEVDFMLNDTLEALRPKLTLFKSFEEAAVAVDSMFDLVDAGLEDGDNGDESDRGGDESGDENDADRRKAQRDDASDIDVSDEDNRPGSPEALLIVNHAENAGPTEEAEAEFVKELAKMFVDAPGERRVDRKSIWEGPSLPTGVRKKRGEDDSEQGQPGMMKFTIATRKGNKVQTRQLPVPIDTELVRQTREMQLQDKAEQQQLKRIVLDYEHREEAEEQKAFEDTMRERGIKIRFT is encoded by the exons ATGTCTAGTCGGGAATctagagaagaagaagaaaagcaGAAAAGACAGAAACGTGCTGAATTAAAGAAATCAAATGAAACCCCGCCAG CCCCAAATAAGTCATTAGATTCTTCCCTCAAACGTCATAGCGCGTTGATCAAACGTTTGCGCCAGTCTCTCGGCGCTGACAATCGAGATCAAGTCCTCAAAGATGTCGATAGCCTCTCACTTGAGAAGTATGTTGAAGAGATCGTCCAGGCGTCAGTAGATGGAATGTCTCGATGTAAAACTGAAAAGGATATTTGGTCTGCTACAGAG ATCGTCTCAGCATTTCATCGCCGTTTTCCTGAGGCATACACGCCACCTTTAGTGGCTATACTCTCCAAGGAGCTCGCAGCGCCATCTCGTACTGCTCTTAATTCCCTTTCCAGCGAGCAGCGCGAGAAGGACGAGGCTGCCAGAATTGTTCGTCAGAGACCTTTACTACGGGTCGCCTGTGAGTTAGCAATGGTGGGGATAATCAACGATAGCCCTGGTCGTAGTGGAGGAGAGTGGATTATGAAAGTGATCAGAGAACTG CTGGTCAATGATCCATCTCTCGGCTCCCTTCCGTTGTTCACAACTTTCCTCAAGAGTTACTCGCGACCATTCCTTGGACTGGCTCCACCTCCTTCCGCAAAGCAGGTCGGTGCTGATGTTGAAGCTGGTGAACTTTCTTCAACCGTTGCACAAGAGTCCACAAATGGTGTATCGAACGGCGCCACCATACTCAACGAGCAGGAAGAGTTGGTTGAAAAAGACATTCGAGATAAATTTAAGCGTATGTGCGAAGGGTATTATGAGAATGTCGCAAAGAAATTGGTGAAGGAACACAAC AAAAATGACTCAATTCTTCTTTTGGACGGGAGCTCAAGTCTTCGCTTGGGTGGTACTGAGGATCTTCCCGCAAACAGTAAATgggaagacgaagaggagaGGCGTTTCTACGAGGATCTGCCTGACCTTAAGGACTTTGTCCCAAAGACCGTTCTTGGTGTCGATGCTGTTGCCTCAAAGGAAGAAAGAGACAGTGTAGCCAAAGAGCAAGTCAACGATGCTGATGCTGAGAAGGCAAAAGAAGAACAAGAGAAGAGAGACGTGGCCCGGCTGGAAGCGAGACTGGAGAATGTCGACGGCGAGGATGCCAAGACTACTGTTTC TGACGATGCAGAAGATCAGCCTAGTTctcgcagcccatctcctACCCAGGGCGCTGCTACCGGAGCGTCGCAAGTACTAGCCGCGCTTTTGGCTCGCCTTTCGGACGCAAACAATCGCACTGTAATCGATGAAATTGCTGTTAATTTTGCTTTCCTCAACAGCAAGGCGTCTCGTAAACGTTTGATCAAG TTCCTCAACCAACCCCCCAAAAATCGAACTGACATACTCCCGTACTTTGCGCGATTGGTCGCAATCTTGAATCCGTATATGCCAGATGTTGGGTCTGAGCTCGTTGCATTG CTAGAAGACGAGTTCCGCTACCTtcaaaagaaaaagaagctGGTAAAAGAGCTGGCTCCAAATCGGATGAAG AACGTGCATTACCTATCCGCGTTGGCTAAATTTAAGATCGTTCCTCCGCATTTGATCCTTCATGTATTCAAGGTTTACCTTGACGACCTGACGGGAGTTAATGTGGACAATGCTGCAATGCTTCTTGAAGGATGCGGCCGGTTTCTTCTGCGAAGTGAAGACACTGGTTCGCGCATGGCCACTAtg CTGGAATTGATGCGTCGGAAACAATCGGTGCAGCACTTCGATCAACGGCAAATTTTGTTGCTCGAAAATGCTTATTACCAA TGTAATCCACCCGAGCGTGCTCCGCGAGTTGAGAAAGAAAGGtcagcaatggagatgtTTATACGTCACCTTATCTATGATGTGTTGGCGAAGAAGACAATCGACAAGGTTCTCAAACTTATCCGGAAAGTGAATTGGAATGATCCTGAG GTATATGCAGTACTGCTGAAGGTCTTTAACAAACCTTGGAAGGTCAAGTATAGTAATGTTAGCTTGTTGGCGATGCTTGCCTACGATCTACAGCGCTATCATCCCGAGTTTTCAATCCGAGTAGTTGACCATGTTCTTGAAGATATCCGCCTTGGGATGGAG CAAAACATTTATAAAAATAACCAGCGCCGGGTGGCCAGCATCAAGTATCTCGGAGAACTATACATGTATCGACTAATCAGTTCAACATTAATCTTCGATACGTTGTGGTCTTTGGTGACATTCGGACATC CTGATGGTCGACCATTACCGGGACAAGTATCGCCGATCGATGCTCCAAACGACTTTTTCCGCATTCGACTTGCTTGTGTTTTACTCGACACCTGCGGCATGTGCTTTGACCAAGGGTCTCAGAAGAGAAAACTGGACAACTACATAACCTTTTTGCAG CTATACGTCCATTGCAAAGCGCCCTTGCCCATGGAAGTGGACTTTATGCTGAATGACACTCTAGAG GCTCTCCGTCCCAAACTAACCCTATTTAAATCTTTCGAAGAGGCGGCTGTCGCTGTTGACTCTATGTTCGATCTTGTGGACGCGGGTCTCGAAG ATGGCGACAATGGTGATGAAAGCGACCGTGGCGGAGATGAGAGTGGCGATGAAAATGATGCTGATAGGCGCAAAGCTCAGCGGGATGATGCTTCTGACATTGATGTCTCCGAC GAGGATAACCGGCCCGGCTCACCCGAGGCGCTGCTCATCGTCAATCATGCGGAGAATGCTGGTCCAACAGAGGAAGCGGAAGCGGAATTTGTAAAGGAACTCGCTAAGATGTTTGTAGATGCTCCAGGCGAGCGACGCGTAGATCGAAAGAGCATTTGGGAGGGACCTAGCCTCCCTACTGGTGTCCGCAAGAAACGTGGTGAAGATGATAGTGAACAGGGACAACCAGGAATGATGAAGTTTACCATTGCCACGCGCAAGGGCAATAAAGTTCAG ACTCGCCAACTACCTGTGCCCATAGACACGGAGTTAGTGAGACAAACTCGAGAGATGCAATTGCAGGACAAGGCCGAGCAGCAGCAGCTCAAGCGTATCGTACTTGATTATGAACATCGTGAAGAGGCTGAGGAACAAAAAG CTTTCGAAGACACGATGCGCGAAAGGGGCATTAAGATTCGATTTACTTGA
- a CDS encoding NAD(P)H-binding family protein — MPAASTKVFILGATGYIGGAIVTELLRTSAGFTITALVRKDADIEVLDRLGIKTIKGSFSDLDKIEQASRDADIVYNAADADDMKLTLAVIKGLNSKKDRGILIQTSGTGLLSTNYNGELTPDDSKIWNGYWVFTCEFLDDIENISPTQPHRDVDLEIFGAHEREEIDAYIIAPSCIYGTGDGPINKISQQVPRLIRAAIDFKQPVYVGKGTNLWNNVHISDLIKLYSLVLNLALSVRAGEAPRPEAYANFYFGSVGEHAWGDIARKIGPILLKKGKVEKAEARSIKADEVKNFAALTTNSRSTAERSRKLGWTTVAKSLEDTLEEDVDAVLATLN, encoded by the exons ATGCCTGCTGCCTCAACCAAAGTATTTATTCTCGGAGCTACCGGGTACATCGGGGGAGCAATAGTCACAGAATTGCTCAGAACTTCTGCTGGTTTCACAATCACCGCACTCGTGCGTAAGGATGCAGACATCGAGGTGCTAGATAGACTTGGCATCAAGACTATCAAAGGATCCTTTTCGGACCTAGACAAAATTGAGCAAGCATCACGCGACGCAGATATCGTGTACAATGCGGCGGATGCAGACGACATGAAATTGACTCTGGCGGTGATCAAAGGGCTCAACTCAAAGAAAGATCGCGGAATTTTGATCCAGACAAG CGGCACAGGTCTACTTAGCACCAACTACAATGGAGAGCTCACACCCGATGATTCTAAAATCTGGAAT GGTTACTGGGTTTTTACCTGTGAATTCTTAGACGACATTGAGAATATCTCACCAACACAACCCCACCGTGATGTTGACTTGGA GATATTCGGAGCTCATGAAAG AGAAGAAATAGACGCATACATCATTGCGCCCTCATGCATATACGGCACCGGAGATGGTCCAATCAACAAGATCTCCCAACAAGTTCCGAGGCTGATTCG TGCTGCTATTGATTTTAAGCAGCCCGTCTACGTCGGGAAGGGCACTAATTTGTGGAATAAT GTCCATATCAGCGACCTTATAAAGCTCTACTCTCTTGTTCTTAATCTCGCACTTTCTGTGCGTGCTGGCGAGGCACCTCGGCCGGAGGCATACGCGAATTTTTACTTTGGTAGTGTAGGAGAGCATGCATGGGGAGATATTGCTAGGAAGATCGGGCCTATCCTATTGAAAAAGGGCAAGGTCGAAAAAGCTGAGGCTCGCAGCATCAAGGCTG ATGAGGTCAAGAACTTTGCAGCTCTTACAACTAACTCACGTAGCACGGCGGAGAGGTCTCGAAAGCTTGGGTGGACTACGGTCGCCAAGAGCCTTGAAGATACCTTGGAGGAGGATGTAGATGCGGTACTCGCTACCTTGAATTAA
- a CDS encoding Retrotransposable element Tf2 protein — protein MGAILSQQGPDNRLHPIAYMSKSFSGAKANYDTHNKELLAIIKALEEWQTWSTGCKLAPSTAGMLDGKQSGKPDALSRRSDYKDSPQEPKVMIPPKVFVNTRTSEEGLATTEEIHSLLREDPSLEPIICFLTEDMDNALPSIRKAYREYDWCYKPPNLYH, from the exons atgggggCCATACTTAGCCAACAAGGCCCAGACAACAGGCTGCACCCCATAGCttacatgtcaaaatccttctcaggtgccaaagccaactatgacacccacaataaggaactcctggccatcatcaaggccctagaggaatggc AAACttggagtactggatgcaagcTTGCACCTTCAACCGCAGGCATGCTTGATG gaaagcagtcagggaaaccagatgcgCTCTCCAGAAGATCAGACTACAAGGATTCACCCCAGGAACCCAAAGTCATGATACCCCCCAAAGTCTTTGTTAATACCAGAACATCAGAAGAGGGGTTGGCAACTACAGAAGAGATCCACTCATTGCTCAGGGAAGATCCCTCCCTAGAACCCATCATTTGcttcctcacagaagacaTGGACAATGCCCTGCCATCAATCAGAAAGGCCTACAGGGAATATGACTGGTGTTACAAACCTcctaacttataccattag
- a CDS encoding Retrotransposon gag protein, with amino-acid sequence MATRSRTSSQAQSPFDQGYLEPQLPPTAALKLGKVSLKRVTRLLLGLLGHVERLERDIAEIKEAGVETRTNVENISQTVDVVKDGLQSLQLHGPRTPQGPQPKAVEETPRPLPKAKPIGLASGPSFWPEQPQSLPAFAQPTPKRAVPPRVPSPPPSPRLRSPIGAPAPPPPAPVATYSAPVKVDHPDAYTGKIGSEAKQWLTRMLAWTRLNSCMFPTDQEVLSFLLMNMKDTAGAWAHPHLDQLGSHRAIIRTVKDFRSEFLAAFGDPDATRAAEQKITSLTQSGTCADYITKFRTLAMELDWNDAALRGQFARGLHWEVSRQIATRKHRPRTLLKLQNAALVINNALRKERASHPPRDNKPSRQSNPARGTSTSQVTTGSKRLSDDPNFVSEEERNRRRAAGACIKCGKMGHKFAECRTGWKATPIEDKGKAKEAAKIGEDSEYQSGKE; translated from the coding sequence atggcaacccgctccaggACGTCCTCTCAAGCCCAATCCCCTTTCGATCAGGGATACTTGGAACCCCAACTTCCGCCAACCGCCGCTCTCAAGCTTGGCAAAGTATCCCTCAAGCGCGTCacacgcctcctccttggtctCCTCGGCCACGTCGAACGTCTCGAAAGGGACATTGCCGAAATTAAAGAAGCAGGAGTCGAAACAAGGACCAACGTTGAAAACATCTCCCAAAccgtcgatgttgtcaaggatgggcttcaaagcctccagctccacgGGCCCCGCACCCCTCAAGGCCCTCAACCAAAAGCcgtggaagaaacgccacgccccttaccaaaagccaaacctattggattggctaGTGGGCCTTCCTTCTGGCCAGAACAACCCCAAAGCCTCCCTGCCTTTGCGCAGCCAACCCCAAAGAGAGCAGTACCCCCGCGagtcccttctccccctccatctccgcgtctccgatcccccatcggagcacctgcccctcctcctccggctccagttgccACCTATTCcgccccggtcaaagtagaccacccagatgcctatacaggcaagatcggGAGCGAAGCCAAGCAGTGGCTCACTaggatgctggcctggacccggcTCAACTCCTGCATGTTCCCCACCGACCAAGAGGTTCTGTCCTTCCTCttaatgaacatgaaggacaccgctggggcctgggcccaccctcacctcgACCAGCTCGGCTCGCACCGGGCCATCATTCGAACGGTCAAAGATTTTAGGTCGGAGTTTTTGGCAGCATTCGgcgaccctgacgccacaagggccgcggAGCAAAAGATCACCTCCCTTACTcaatccggcacatgcgcggattatattacaaagttcagaaccctagccatggaactggactggaacgacgcggcccttagaggccagtttgcccgtggcctccattgggaggtcagccgccagaTTGCAACCCGCAAACACCGGCCCCGTACACTTctcaagctgcagaacgcagcactcgtcatcaacaacgctctccgcaaagagcgtgctagccacccaccaagggataataagcctagcagacaatccaaccccgcaagggggacgagtaccaGCCAAGTCACGACCGGTTCAAAGAGACTCTCCGAcgatcccaactttgtgtcggaagaagaacggaaccgccgccgcgccgcaggcgcctgcatcaagtgcggcaagatgggccacaagtttgcggaatgccgcacgggctggaaagccacccctattgaggacaaggggaaggctaaggaagccgccaagattggcgaagactccgagtaccaatcgggaaaagagtaa
- a CDS encoding Retrotransposable element Tf2 protein codes for MTKTFLICNTGSHAAILGLKWLDAHNPEIDWNTRTLTFPHAVPEHVAIAEEEEADKNPLEGVPPNTIDTPRHYDIGIELTEEGPLNSPLYSMTDAESATLKDWLRDELKAGKIRPSKSSISSPVMFVPKKDGSRRLVVDYRRLNNRTKKNVYPLPCPDDLMAQLRGAKIFTKLDLRWGYNNVRVKEGDEWKTAFRTKYGLYESLVMTFGLTNAPAAFQHFMNKLFKDLLDVHTRNIFDHF; via the exons atgaccaagaccttcctaatctgtaacacagggtctcacgccgccatcttgggattgaaatggctggACGCGCAtaacccagagattgattggaatacgCGAACCCTCACCTTCCCTCACGCCGtaccagaacacgtggccattgccgaggaggaagaagcagacaagaacccgcttgaaggagtacccccgaATACCATagatacgccaag gCACTACGACATTGGAATCGAGCTCACAGAAGAGGGTCCCCTGAACTCTCCTCTGTACAGCATGACGGACGCCGAATCCGCCActctcaaggattggctcagggacgagttgaaagcagggaagatccgtcctaGCAAATCCTCAATTAGCTCCCCCGTTatgtttgttccaaaaaaggatggttcccgccgattggttgttgactaccgacgcctcaataaccggacaaagaagaacgtctacccgtTGCCTTGCCcagatgatctcatggcccagctccgcggcgccaagatctttactaAGCTAGATCTAAGGTGGgggtacaacaatgtccgggtaaaagaaggtgacgaatggaagactgccttccgcaccaaataCGGCTTAtacgagtccctggtcatgactttTGGCCTGACGAACGCACCCGCGgctttccaacactttatgaacaagtTATTCAAAGACTTGCTCGATGTACACACGCGTAACATTTTTGACCACTTTTGA
- a CDS encoding dynein heavy chain, cytoplasmic: MGYLSDEDRGGHLQFEEGSQTSSNIDTQEEEPGPVGQTAPTTGSAFDYIDLSRVAVSPALLAFAEGCCEEYRLPAIAKEDVMRAASLPGANFMTIRLYALMKSMGQDATKTQVDDFLKSNTFKENIKRRIQGGLLDPNTPYYVRGCTARFVRHMRENPASYEIPQVVQEGLMTTKKFSSAVGEILSGFRGELRRKIFGSIEDKADIASTGEKLAIQGFQISEDHLKRFALLRQLSEDYMKAEAEAQAKKAVENAQAGVRARGKKTQADKAPQKALAFWTYIDSQMNRFHKYPVAQRSEILKKILRRDRKKYPDHTSQARWYPPASKLVVSQWQADASYAIQVMAGYTLTAAQEGQEAPLTNSGAPDEDEGPGNGEAPPEEGGNPSGDEDDRHTQEGTGINGDFQEDPATLSGDDMPPESTQQRPNNGHTSDGPGTGPSTRVTNNLLSSDGTPGNHSPRRLTQRAPPDSVGPVRGTPGSQDGRVATLAQTSRGSPFPPSSRTSTPRPPRAPASGPMGVTRGGRVTRSSAQCLPVAEQYNPADSETAAASMSVGI, from the exons ATGGGCTATCTAAGCGATGAAGACCGTGGGGGGCACCTTCAATTTGAAGAAGGCTCTCAAACCTCGTCTAACATAGACACACAAGAAGAGGAACCCGGTCCGGTTGGTCAGACCGCCCCAACCACCGGAAGTGCATTCGACTATATTGATTTGAGCCGTGTTGCTGTTT CTCCAGCTCTACTCGCCTTTGCCGAAGGATGCTGCGAAGAATACAGGCTCCCAGCCATAGCAAAGGAGGATGTTATGCGAGCCGCATCG CTACCAGGAGCTAATTTTATGACAATCCGCCTCTACGCACTCATGAAGTCGATGGGGCAGGACGCTACAAAAACACAGGTTGACGATTTTCTCAAATCAAATACGTTCAAGGAAAACATCAAGAGGCGAATTCAAGGCGGACTTCTCGACCCCAACACACCATATTATGTTCGTGGATGCACAGCTCGATTTGTG CGACACATGAGAGAGAATCCAGCATCGTACGAAATCCCGCAGGTGGTTCAAGAGGGACTGATGACCACGAAGAAGTTCTCTTCGGCTGTTGGTGAGATACTTAGTGGTTTTCGTGGGGAATTGCGTCGAAAG ATTTTTGGCTCAATCGAGGACAAGGCCGACATCGCGAGCACCGGTGAAAAACTTGCGATCCAAGGGTTCCAGATATCCGAGGACCATTTGAAACGATTTGCTTTATTG CGGCAGTTATCCGAAGATTACATGAAGGCCGAAGCAGAAGCCCAAGCTAAAAAAGCAGTGGAAAACGCTCAGGCAGGAGTCCGTGCCAGGGGTAAGAAGACACAGGCCGATAAAGCGCCGCAGAAGGCTCTCGCTTTTTGGACGTACATCGACTCCCAAATGAATAGGTTTCACAAATACCCCGTGGCTCAACGTTCTGA GATATTGAAAAAGATTCTGCGTAGGGACAGAAAAAAGTACCCCGATCACACTAGCCAGGCCCGTTGGTACCCTCCAGCGAGCAAACTCGTTGTTTCGCAATGGCAGGCCGATGCCAGCTACGCAATTCAAGTTATGGCCGGTTATACACTCACCGCTGCGCAGGAAGGACAGGAAGCTCCACTGACCAACTCAGGAGCCCCCGATGAGGACGAAGGCCCAGGTAATGGAGAAGCCCCCCCTGAAGAGGGAGGGAATCCCAGTGGGGATGAGGATGACCGACACACACAAGAGGGGACCGGCATAAATGGCGACTTTCAAG AAGACCCCGCCACCCTATCCGGTGATGACATGCCGCCTGAATCAACGCAACAACGCCCCAACAATGGGCACACCTCAGATGGCCCTGGAACCGGTCCAAGCACTCGCGTCACGAATAATTTGCTCTCAAGTGATGGGACACCGG GTAACCACTCCCCACGGCGTTTAACCCAGCGAGCTCCCCCAGACTCAGTCGGACCGGTTCGAGGGACTCCTGGATCACAAGACGGTCGTGTTGCAACCCTCGCGCAAACCTCGCGAGGAAGCCCGTTTCCCCCAAGCTCCCGTACCTCCACGCCTCGCCCGCCTCGAGCGCCTGCATCAGGTCCGATGGGCGTAACTCGTGGTGGTCGAGTAACCCGTAGCAGCGCGCAATGTCTACCAGTAGCTGAGCAATACAACCCGGCGGATTCCGAAACTGCCGCGGCATCGATGTCAGTGGGCATATGA